Proteins encoded within one genomic window of Ranitomeya variabilis isolate aRanVar5 chromosome 4, aRanVar5.hap1, whole genome shotgun sequence:
- the CHMP4B gene encoding charged multivesicular body protein 4b, whose protein sequence is MSVFGKLFGTGGKGGKGPSPQEAIQKLRDTEEMLTKKQEFLEKKIEQELTTARKHGTKNKRAALQALKRKKRYEKQLAQIDGTLSTIEFQREALENANTNTEVLKNMGFAAKAMKAAHDNMDIDKVDELMQDIADQQELAAEISEAISKPVGFGDEFDEDELLAELEELEQEELDKNLLEVHGPETVPLPNVPAASLPAKPAKKKQEEDDDDMRELENWAAV, encoded by the exons ATGTCGGTGTTCGGGAAGCTGTTCGGCACCGGGGGGAAAGGTGGGAAAGGCCCCAGCCCCCAGGAGGCCATCCAGAAGCTGCGGGACACCGAGGAGATGCTGACCAAGAAGCAGGAGTTCCTGGAGAAGAAGATCGAGCAAGAGCTGACGACGGCGCGGAAACATGGCACCAAGAACAAGCGAG CTGCCCTACAAGCCCTTAAACGCAAGAAGCGATATGAGAAACAGCTGGCGCAGATTGATGGGACGTTATCCACTATTGAATTCCAACGGGAAGCCTTAGAAAACGCCAACACGAACACTGAAGTCCTGAAGAACATGGGCTTTGCAGCTAAAGCCATGAAAGCCGCTCATGACAACAT ggatattgATAAAGTTGATGAACTCATGCAAGACATTGCTGACCAGCAGGAGTTGGCTGCGGAAATCTCAGAAGCCATCTCTAAACCTGTTGGCTTTGGCGACGAGTTTGATGAA GATGAATTACTGGCTGAGTTGGAAGAATTAGAACAGGAGGAACTAGACAAGAATCTTCTGGAGGTCCATGGTCCAGAAACTGTACCCCTTCCAAATGTGCCTGCTGCTAGTCTACCCGCAAAGCCTG